Proteins encoded together in one Lathyrus oleraceus cultivar Zhongwan6 chromosome 5, CAAS_Psat_ZW6_1.0, whole genome shotgun sequence window:
- the LOC127084020 gene encoding SNF2 domain-containing protein CLASSY 2, translating into MAPSRKRNLHQWKHPFDADYPFEAVLSGSWQPVKLIKVESGKTTLHFMNSQQIQSPLSSSSDIRIGSRKATSSDCSNFLRSGIDISMLLGFRHYDDNSYQFSPIPMWIDARINSIHRQPHGESDKCSCQFYVNFYDGQGSLGTEMKTLSKDDNAIGIDQIFILQRLQHNASEGLLKENKSSEVKPYRWDSSEDCSSLSQSRLILGKFLSDLSWFVMTSFIKKVSFSIRSFQNKLVYQVMGNDTDVTSPFVIDVVNFKLKKGSLVPIISQFDAFHDYDGEEDETSPMLSNEIGGIRRSKRRNVQPERYVGCAVEKLEVGSFRTWPYKRGTYVKKNENSSSDSDSDLEVDDSESDEKVNEAEKTNEVKLGDVEQNDHVDEISSKYDNLTNAIVEAKNNGDDALNLDPSNDQSAISCVEEVDDNVTLGRYYSYCREKLKRKQLHHGLDDIDFGNKWEGILFQKGAQTKRFHWTNISQVHEQQHHKGSRTSNADASKEIIDTYMKNFYSLPTEDEENVNEPLQETSQLEEKEEENISNSDDEEEESPENLGALWEEMDSALTSSYLLNGNEGSNAAEVSTDTEKESKEACEHDFRLDEEIGIYCIRCGFVKTAIRDISEPIMESSKWHKDEKKCSREDKEEKSEPKVVEVDNKDLFRTHANDLDEPISNENQNVWELIPELKEKMHAHQKKAFEFLWRNIAGSMEPALMKENSETSGGCVISHAPGAGKTFLIISFLVSYLKLFPGKRPLVLAPKTTLYTWRKEFKKWKIPVPVYLIHARRTSRHLATLKPTILPGVPKASSDVKHVLDCINKIQKWNSHPSVLIMGYTSFLSLMRSEESKFAHRKYMAKALRENPGMLILDEGHNPRSTKSRLRKCLMKLPTELRILLSGTLFQNNFCEYFNTLCLARPKFVHEVLQELDSKYRKNGEIVKKAPHLLETRARKFFLDNIEKKINSDIDEEKMLGLHLLRKITTSFIDVYDSGNSSDTLPGLQIYTLLMNTSDEQCEIIQKLQKKMAESTSYLLEVELLITLGSIHPWLIKTAAACAAKFFGDEELKKLETSKFDLRKGSKVRFVLSLISRVVKNEKVLIFCHNLAPVRFLIELFEKYFQWQNGKEILLLTGELDLFERGKVIDKFEDPRGSSKILLASINACAEGISLTAASRVIFLDSEWNPSKTKQAIARAFRPGQQKMVYVYQLLTNGSLEEDKHRRTAWKEWISCMIFSQEFVEDPSKWQAEKIEDNILREMVEEDKSKAIHMIMKNEKASTT; encoded by the exons ATGGCGCCATCAAGAAAAAGGAATTTACATCAATGGAAGCATCCATTCGATGCTGATTATC CATTTGAAGCAGTATTGTCTGGCTCATGGCAACCTGTGAAACTCATTAAAGTTGAGTCCGGAAAAACTACCTTACATTTCATGAATTCTCAACAGATTCAAAGTCCTTTGTCATCATCATCCGATATTCGGATAGGATCAAGAAAAGCTACTTCATCTGATTGCTCCAACTTTCTACGATCTGGAATTGACATATCTATGCTATTAGGCTTTCGTCACTATGATGATAACTCATATCAATTTAGTCCTATTCCA ATGTGGATCGATGCTAGGATAAATTCCATACACAGACAACCTCACGGCGAATCTGATAAATGTTCGTGTCAATTTTATGTGAACTTCTATGATGGTCAAGGTTCGCTTGGAACCGAGATGAAAACTCTTAGTAAAGATGATAACGCAATTGGAATCGACCAAATTTTTATCCTCCAGAGGCTTCAACATAATGCTTCTGAAGGTCTGTTAAAAGAAAATAAGAGTTCTGAAGTTAAGCCTTATAGGTGGGATTCATCGGAAGATTGCTCTTCATTATCGCAATCTAGATTGATTCTCGGGAAGTTTTTATCTGATCTTTCGTGGTTCGTTATGACGTCTTTCATAAAGAAGGTTTCGTTCAGTATAAGATCTTTTCAAAACAAGCTTGTGTATCAAGTTATGGGAAATGATACTGATGTTACTAGTCCTTTTGTGATAGATGTTGTGAACTTCAAACTTAAAAAGGGATCGCTAGTACCTATTATTTCTCAATTTGACGCGTTTCATGATTATGACGGTGAAGAAGATGAAACGTCGCCAATGCTGTCTAATGAGATTGGAGGCATAAGACGCTCGAAACGTAGGAATGTACAGCCCGAACGTTACGTAGGCTGTGCGGTTGAGAAGTTGGAAGTTGGTAGCTTTAGAACATGGCCATACAAGAGAGGAACTTAtgtgaaaaaaaatgaaaactcttcttcagattcagattcagatTTAGAAGTGGATGATAGTGAAAGTGACGAAAAGGTTAATGAGGCGGAGAAAACCAATGAAGTAAAGTTAGGTGATGTCGAACAAAATGATCATGTAGATGAAATTTCTTCAAAATACGATAATTTGACTAATGCCATCGTTGAAGCAAAGAATAATGGTGATGATGCGTTGAATTTGGATCCCTCCAATGATCAGTCTGCAATATCGTGCGTTGAAGAAGTCGATGATAATGTCACTTTGGGACGTTATTATAGTTATTGCAGAGAAAAACTTAAGAGGAAGCAACTTCATCATGGTTTGGACGATATCGATTTTGGAAACAAATGGGAAGGGATTCTTTTCCAAAAGGGCGCTCAAACAAAAAGATTTCATTGGACAAACATAAGTCAGGTTCATGAACAACAGCACCATAAAGGCAGTAGAACGTCAAACGCCGATGCCTCCAAGGAAATAATCGATACATATATGAAGAATTTCTATAGTCTGCCAACTGAAGACGAGGAAAACGTTAACGAGCCGTTGCAGGAAACAAGCCAGTTGGAGGAGAAGGAGGAAGAAAACATATCGAATAGCGATGACGAGGAGGAAGAGAGTCCTGAGAATTTGGGAGCCCTGTGGGAAGAAATGGATTCAGCTTTGACATCAAGTTATCTTCTTAATGGGAATGAG GGTTCAAATGCTGCTGAGGTTTCGACTGATACCGAGAAAGAATCCAAGGAAGCTTGTGAACATGATTTTAGATTGGATGAAGAAATCGGAATATACTGCATTCGATGTGGTTTTGTGAAAACCGCAATACGAGACATTTCTGAACCCATT ATGGAAAGTTCGAAATGGCACAAAGATGAGAAAAAATGCAGTAGAGAAGATAAGGAAGAGAAATCAGAGCCAAAAGTTGTTGAAGTTGATAATAAGGATCTGTTCAGAACTCATGCTAATGATCTTGATGAACCAATATCGAACGAAAATCAAAATGTTTGGGAATTGATTCCAGAACTCAAAGAAAAGATGCATGCACACCAGAAAAAGGCTTTTGAGTTTCTTTGGCGAAACATTGCAGGATCAATGGAACCAGCACTGATGAAAGAAAATTCTGAAACAAGTGGTGGCTGTGTTATATCTCATGCTCCCGGAGCAGGAAAAACGTTTCTCATCATTTCGTTTCTCGTAAGTTACTTGAAATTGTTTCCAGGGAAAAGACCATTAGTCCTAGCTCCGAAAACCACACTCTACACATGGCGAAAAGAGTTCAAGAAATGGAAGATTCCTGTGCCGGTGTATCTTATTCACGCCCGTCGAACCTCGAGACACTTAGCGACGCTAAAACCAACGATTCTTCCGGGAGTTCCAAAAGCTTCTAGTGATGTCAAACATGTTTTGGATTGTATCAACAAGATACAGAAATGGAATTCACACCCTAGTGTTCTTATCATGGGCTATACTTCGTTTTTATCGTTAATGAGATCGGAAGAATCGAAATTTGCACACAGAAAATACATGGCAAAAGCATTGAGAGAAAACCCGGGAATGTTGATACTTGATGAAGGACACAATCCTAGAAGCACAAAATCAAGGTTGAGGAAATGTTTAATGAAACTTCCAACAGAATTAAGGATACTACTTTCAGGCACATTGTTTCAGAACAATTTCTGCGAATATTTCAACACGCTTTGCTTAGCTAGACCGAAATTCGTTCACGAAGTTCTCCAAGAGTTGGATTCTAAATACAGAAAGAATGGAGAAATAGTGAAGAAAGCACCGCATTTACTCGAGACGAGAGCGAGGAAATTCTTCTTGGATAACATTGAAAAGAAAATTAACTCGGATATTGATGAAGAAAAAATGCTCGGTCTACACCTGCTGCGAAAAATCACCACCAGTTTTATTGATGTTTATGACAGTGGAAATTCTTCTGATACTCTTCCTGGTTTACAGATCTATACATTGCTCATGAACACGAGCGATGAACAATGCGAGATAATACAGAAACTTCAGAAGAAAATGGCTGAGTCCACTAGTTATCTTCTCGAGGTTGAACTTCTGATAACACTCGGATCGATACATCCGTGGTTGATCAAAACAGCAGCAGCATGTGCAGCTAAGTTTTTCGGCGATGAAGAACTGAAGAAGCTAGAAACAAGCAAATTCGATTTGAGAAAAGGTTCCAAAGTAAGATTTGTTCTGAGCCTAATCTCGCGCGTAGTGAAAAACGAAAAGGTTCTTATCTTTTGTCACAATCTCGCACCAGTGAGGTTTTTAATCGAGTTATTCGAGAAATACTTTCAGTGGCAAAACGGTAAAGAGATTCTGTTACTTACCGGCGAACTAGACTTGTTTGAAAGAGGCAAAGTGATAGATAAATTCGAAGATCCTCGCGGAAGTTCGAAGATACTTCTTGCTTCAATCAATGCTTGTGCTGAAGGTATAAGTCTAACGGCAGCGTCTAGGGTGATTTTTTTGGATTCTGAGTGGAATCCTTCGAAAACAAAGCAAGCTATTGCGCGCGCTTTTCGTCCGGGTCAGCAGAAAATGGTTTACGTGTATCAGTTATTGACAAACGGATCGTTGGAGGAAGATAAGCACAGAAGAACTGCATGGAAAGAGTGGATTTCTTGCATGATATTTAGTCAAGAGTTTGTCGAAGATCCTTCGAAATGGCAGGCTGAAAAGATCGAAGATAATATACTTAGGGAGATGGTTGAAGAAGATAAGTCTAAAGCCATTCATATGATTATGAAGAATGAAAAAGCTTCAACAACCTAA
- the LOC127080271 gene encoding uncharacterized protein LOC127080271, whose product MSSSDTTTAPYGSWTSPITADVVSGASKRLGGTAVDGSGRLIWLESRPAESGRAVLVLEPQNPGGEAVDITPKEFGVRTLAQEYGGGAFTVSGDVVFFANYKDQRLYKQSISSLDVSPIPLTPDYGGPTVSYADGVLDTRFNRFIAVREDRRESSLNPPTTIVSIALGNNNVQEPEVLVGGSDFYAFPRLDPKSERIAWIQWSHPNMPWDKSELWVGYISENGEIHKSVCVVGYDPSVIESPIEPKWSSDGLLPMDKNILDASSGEALVDKTLTTTKTLIENMTLDSQ is encoded by the exons ATGTCTTCTTCTGATACAACCACTGCCCCTTATGGCTCTTGGACATCACCCATCACTGCTGATGTCGTCTCCGGCGCTTCCAAGAGGCTTGGTGGAACCGCGGTGGATGGTAGTGGCCGTCTGATTTGGCTTGAATCGCGTCCGGCTGAATCAGG aCGGGCAGTTCTTGTTCTTGAGCCGCAAAATCCAGGGGGCGAGGCTGTAGATATTACTCCGAAGGAATTTGGAGTGAGAACCCTGGCTCAGGAATATGGTGGTGGTGCTTTCACTGTTTCAGGAGATGTTGTCTTTTTTGCAAATTACAAGGATCAGAGATTATACAAACAATCCATCTCTTCTCTTG ATGTGTCTCCTATACCTCTCACTCCGGATTATGGTGGACCGACTGTAAGCTATGCAGATGGAGTATTGGATACACGCTTTAACCGTTTTATTGCTGTAAGGGAAG ATCGTAGGGAAAGCAGTCTAAATCCACCTACAACTATTGTATCCATAGCACTTGGCAACAACAATGTTCAGG AACCAGAAGTACTAGTCGGTGGGAGTGATTTCTATGCTTTCCCGCGTCTAGATCCTAAAAGTGAGAGGATAGCATGGATACAATGGAGTCACCCCAACATGCCATGGGATAAATCCGAACTTTGGGTCGGTTATATTTCTGAAAATGG AGAGATCCACAAGAGTGTCTGTGTAGTTGGGTATGATCCTTCCGTTATAGAGTCTCCAATTGAGCCCAAGTGGTCTTCAGATG GACTGTTACCTATGGACAAAAATATCTTGGATGCTTCTAGTGGTGAAGCACTTGTTGACAAGACCCTAACTACAACTAAGACCTTAATTGAGAACATGACACTCGACTCCCAATAA